One bacterium genomic window carries:
- a CDS encoding YciI family protein, protein MKFLLMCYFSEDLWGKIPETQRNDIMQQYGALLKETVKSGHLLDGAMLARSHMATTVRRQAGKPVITDGPFAETKEQLGGYHLMECKDMEEAISIALRIPTLPFGGTIEIRAVELSEV, encoded by the coding sequence ATGAAATTTTTACTGATGTGTTACTTTAGCGAGGATCTCTGGGGAAAAATTCCTGAAACGCAGCGCAACGATATCATGCAACAGTACGGCGCGCTTTTAAAGGAAACAGTGAAAAGCGGCCACCTCCTGGATGGAGCGATGCTCGCTCGCAGTCACATGGCAACCACTGTTCGCAGGCAAGCCGGTAAACCGGTGATCACGGATGGCCCATTTGCGGAAACGAAAGAGCAGCTGGGAGGGTATCACCTGATGGAGTGTAAAGACATGGAGGAGGCGATTTCTATCGCTCTTCGAATTCCAACACTTCCCTTTGGTGGCACGATTGAGATACGTGCTGTGGAGTTATCTGAGGTCTGA
- a CDS encoding dihydrofolate reductase family protein: MRKIIAALQTSVDGFIEGPNRELDWAMAEDEETWRDVFDMLAQVDTFILGRVMYPGYEQYWLSVLANPTGLLPLSGRPASKNEIMYARLADKTPHIVLSETLDKVEWKPTRIIRDAEEIRKLKQQPGKNIYVVGGATTVSSLLNLSLIDELRLMVNPLLLGGGKALFKDVKERHALKFVETKPLQSGKVSLTYSTHS; the protein is encoded by the coding sequence ATGAGAAAAATAATTGCAGCGTTACAAACTTCAGTGGATGGATTCATCGAAGGACCGAACAGAGAATTGGATTGGGCGATGGCCGAAGATGAAGAAACATGGAGAGACGTCTTTGACATGCTCGCTCAAGTAGATACCTTCATCCTGGGCCGTGTTATGTATCCGGGCTATGAACAATACTGGCTCTCAGTCCTGGCTAACCCCACCGGCCTCTTGCCCCTCAGTGGACGGCCCGCTTCCAAGAACGAAATTATGTATGCACGCCTCGCCGATAAGACGCCTCACATTGTCCTTTCCGAAACGCTGGACAAAGTTGAATGGAAGCCTACACGGATCATTCGAGATGCGGAAGAAATCAGAAAACTCAAACAGCAGCCGGGTAAGAACATTTACGTTGTAGGCGGTGCAACCACAGTATCCAGTCTGTTGAATCTGAGTCTTATCGATGAGCTCCGGCTGATGGTCAACCCGCTTCTTTTGGGGGGAGGAAAGGCGCTGTTCAAAGATGTGAAAGAGCGTCATGCGCTGAAATTTGTAGAAACGAAACCGTTGCAGTCCGGTAAGGTCAGCCTTACGTACTCCACACATTCCTGA